The window TCGGCGTTCTCGGGAGTGGCGTTGGCGCGCTGCGCGGCGTAGCGGACAAGCGCCCGGCCCGACGCGTACTGCTCCCAGCAGCCCTGCGAGCCGCAGCCGCACTGCAGCCCGTCGGGAACCATGCGGATGTGGCCGAACTCGGCGGCGACGCCGTAGTGGCCGCGGCGCAGCTTGTTGCCGATGATGATGCCGCCGCCGAGGCCGGTGCCGAGGGTGATGCAGATGACGTTGCGATGGCCCTTGCCGGCGCCGAACTTGTACTCGCCCCACGCGGCGGCGTTGGCGTCGTTCTCCACGACGACCGGCAGGCCCACACGGGCCTCGACCTTCTCCTTGAGCGGCTCGTTGCGCCAGTCGATGTTGGGGGCGAAGTAGACCATCGACCGCTCCCGGTTGACGTAACCGGCCGCGCCGATGCCGACACCGACGATCTCGTGTCCGGCTCGCGCGCCCTCGACGGCGGCGGCGATGGCGTCCACGATCCCCTCGGGCGTGCCCGGGGTCGGCACCTTGTGGGTCGAGAGGATGTTGCCTTCCTCGTCGACCACACCGGCCGCGATCTTGGTTCCGCCGATGTCGACGCCGATGGTGAGTCCCATGAATCCCTCAGTTTCGGTCGAGCCCCGCTACGGCCAACCGTACCCGAGGCCCCGCCCCCGCAGT is drawn from Streptomyces bottropensis ATCC 25435 and contains these coding sequences:
- a CDS encoding ROK family glucokinase gives rise to the protein MGLTIGVDIGGTKIAAGVVDEEGNILSTHKVPTPGTPEGIVDAIAAAVEGARAGHEIVGVGIGAAGYVNRERSMVYFAPNIDWRNEPLKEKVEARVGLPVVVENDANAAAWGEYKFGAGKGHRNVICITLGTGLGGGIIIGNKLRRGHYGVAAEFGHIRMVPDGLQCGCGSQGCWEQYASGRALVRYAAQRANATPENAELLLGLGDGTPDGIEGKHISMAARQGDPVAVDSYRELARWAGAGLADLASLFDPSAFIVGGGLSDEGELVLDPIRKSYKRWLVGGNWRPVAEVIAAQLGNDAGLVGAADLAREPDPIM